From one Paenibacillus terrae HPL-003 genomic stretch:
- a CDS encoding nuclear transport factor 2 family protein: MQKNHIIESEEKLRKAMLSSDVKDLDELIYDDLIFVNHFGQMLNKEADLDAHRSGVLHFTDIQVLDQKVILLDGTAVTVTRVSLRGTVGNEPIEDEMCYTRVWHDMDGALKIISGHCSTVK; this comes from the coding sequence ATGCAGAAAAATCATATTATTGAATCCGAGGAAAAGCTTCGTAAAGCCATGTTATCCAGCGATGTGAAGGACCTGGATGAACTGATTTATGATGATCTTATATTTGTAAATCACTTTGGACAGATGTTGAACAAAGAAGCGGATCTGGATGCCCATCGTTCGGGTGTATTGCATTTTACGGATATTCAAGTGTTGGACCAAAAAGTGATTCTGCTGGATGGTACTGCGGTAACTGTGACCCGAGTTTCTTTACGAGGAACTGTAGGTAATGAACCCATTGAAGATGAAATGTGCTATACCCGCGTTTGGCACGATATGGATGGGGCGTTGAAGATCATTTCAGGGCATTGTAGCACGGTGAAATAG
- a CDS encoding helix-turn-helix domain-containing protein — MGLKPSYKPMEITLIKRDKTRTYLRTQLGISPSTLAKMSNGEFVAMSVIARICEELDCKIEEVVEFIKEQPLDTEKER, encoded by the coding sequence ATGGGATTGAAACCAAGCTATAAACCAATGGAAATCACTCTAATTAAACGAGATAAAACACGAACTTACCTTCGTACTCAATTAGGAATTTCACCATCTACTTTGGCGAAAATGTCAAATGGGGAATTTGTAGCTATGAGTGTCATTGCACGCATTTGTGAGGAATTAGATTGTAAAATTGAAGAGGTTGTAGAGTTTATAAAGGAGCAACCATTAGATACAGAAAAAGAGCGCTAG